A stretch of DNA from Methylobacterium sp. CB376:
GCTGACCCTGTTCTCGACCCTGCCCTTCGGCATGCAGACCACCCGCGCCACCTGGGAGATCAAGGTGACGGGGCTGGCGCTGATCTTCGCCTACGCGTTCTTCAAGTTCGCCTGGGCCTACCGGCTGTTCAACTACGGGGCCATACTGATCGGCGCGGTGCCGCCGCGGGGCGGCGACCCGGACGCGATCCGCCGGGCCGTCCGACGGGTGGCGCGCATGAACGTGGTCGCGGGCAAGCACTTCAACCGGGGCATGTACGCGTTCTTCTTCGCGCTGGCCTATCTCGGCTGGTTCGTCGGCCCCTCCGTGCTGCTCATGACGACCGCGGGCGTGCTCATCGTGATGTGGCGGCGCCAGTTCAGCTCGAGCGCCCGCGATTCCCTGTCGGACGTCTGATCCGGGATCCGGTTGATCGAAGCGGATCCCGGATCGCGAGCCCGCGCCGGCGCCTCACAGCGGCAGCGTCGTCGCCCCCATCAGGGCCTCGTCGATCGCCCGCGCGGCCTGCCGGCCCTCGCGGATCGCCCAGACCACCAGCGACTGGCCGCGGCGCATGTCGCCCGCCGCCCAGACCTTCTCGTTCGAGGTCCGGTAGCTGGTCTCGTCCGCCTGCACGTTGCCGCGGCGGTCGCGCGCGACGCCGGATTCCTCCAGCAGGCCCCGCGCCACCGGACCGGCGAAGCCGATCGCCAGGAAGACGAGGTCGGCCGGGAGCAGGAACTCGGTGCCGGTGATGGGCTGGCGCTTCTCGTCGACCCGGGCGCAGACCACGCCCTTGACCCTTCCCTTCTTGCCCTCGATGCGCAGGGTCGCGGCCTGGAACTCGCGCTCGGCGCCCTCGGCCTGGCTCGACGAGACCCGCAGCTTCGTCGCCCAGTAGGGCCACACGGCGAGCTTGTCCTCCTTCTCGGGCGGGCGGGGACGGATGTCGAGCTGGGTCACCGACAGGGCGCCCTGGCGGAAGGCGGTGCCGACGCAGTCGGAGGCGGTGTCGCCGCCGCCGATCACCACCACGTTCTTGCCCGCCGCCAGGATCGGCGCCTCGGCGGCCAGCGCCTCGTCCTCGGATCCGACCCGGCGGTTCGACTGCACGAGGTAGGGCATCGCGTAGTGCACGCCTTCCAGGTCCTGACCCGGGAGCTGCGGGTTGCGCGGTTCCTCGGCCCCGCCGGCGAACAGCACCGCGTCGAACTCGTTGTGCAGGCTCGCGAAGGAGCGCGTCACGCCGACATTCACGCCGTAGTGGAACTGCACGCCCTCGGCCTCCATCTGCCGCACCCGGCGGTCGATGTGGCGCTTCTCCATCTTGAAGTCGGGGATGCCGTAACGCAGCAGGCCGCCGGCCTTCGCCTCGCGCTCGAAGACGTGGACCTCGTGACCGACCCGGGCGAGCTGCTGGGCCGCCGCGAGGCCGGCCGGGCCCGAGCCGATGATCGCCACCCGCTTGCCCGTCCGCAGCTGCGGCGGCTCGGGCACGACCCAGCCCATGCTCCAGGCCTTGTCGGCGATCGCCTGCTCGATCGTCTTGATGGTGACCGGCTGGTCCTCAAGGTTGAGGGTGCAGGCCTCCTCGCACGGCGCCGGGCAGATGCGCCCGGTAAATTCCGGGAAGTTGTTCGTCGAGTGGAGGTTGCGCGACGCCTCCTCCCAGTCGGCGTTGTAGACGAGGTCGTTCCAGTCCGGGATCTGGTTGTGGACCGGGCAGCCCGTCGGACCGTGGCAGAACGGGATGCCGCAATCCATGCAGCGGGCCGCCTGCTTCTTCAGGTCGTGCTCGTCGAGCGGCAGGGTGAATTCGAGGAAGTGGCGCACGCGGTCGCCGGCGAGCTGGTACTTCTGCTCCTGGCGGTCGTATTCGAGGAAGCCTGTGACCTTGCCCATCGGTAAACTCGGAGGAAAGAAGGGGAGAGGGCCGCGCGGCTCAGGCGAGCGCGGCGGCCGGTGAGAATGCACTTGGCGGGCCGGGGGCCCGGACGCGACGCCCGAGCCACCCGCGCGAGGCCGCGCCCGGGCCGGGACGGGGCCCGCCCGCGCGTCGCGCGGCCGGGATCTGGCCGCGGATCGGGTCGCCGAAGAGCTGCACCGAGAGCTGCACCGGATTCTTCCTCGGGAACCGGCCGGGGCCGGCAACGGGGTGGGTGCCGGCCGCGCGGCCCCGCCCGGGAGAGGGAGGCGCCGCGCGGCCGGCGAGGCCGGCCTACTCGGCGGCGATCGGCATCCGGGCCCGCTCCATCTCGCGCAGGGCGCGCCGGTACTCGACCGGCATCACCTTCACGAACTTGGTCCGGTAAGTGTCCCAGTTGTCGATGATCGCCTTGGCCCGCACCGAGCCCGTGTACTTCAGGTGGTTGTTGATCAGCCCGACGAGGCGCTCCTCGTCGTGGCCCGACATGTTGGCCAGGATGTCGATGCGCCCCTTGGTCTCCAGGTCGCCGTCCTGGTGGAAGCGGCGCATGAACTCGTCCTCCTCCTCGACCGGTTCGAGGTCGACCATCGACAGGTTGCAGCGCTTGGCGAACGTCCCGTCCTCGTCGAGGACGTAGGCGATGCCGCCCGACATCCCGGCCGCGAAGTTGCGCCCGGTCTCGCCGATCGACACGACCACGCCGCCGGTCATGTACTCGCAGCCGTGGTCGCCCATGCCCTCGACCACCGCAATGGCGCCCGAGTTGCGCACCGCGAAGCGCTCGCCGGCCGCGCCCCGGATGTAGGCCTCGCCCGCGATCGCCCCGTACAGCACGGTGTTGCCCACCATGATGGTGCGCTCGGCCGGCGCCTTGAGGCCGTCGGAGGGCCGCAGGATCAGCTTGCCGCCCGACAGGCCCTTGCCGACGTAGTCGTTTCCGTGGCCGGTCAGGATCAGCGTCACGCCGGCCGCGAGCCACGCGCCGAAGCTCTGGCCGGCGGTGCCGGTGAGCCTCACGGTGATCGTGTCGTCGGGCAGCCCCTCGTGGCCGTGCGCCTTGGCGACGAGGCCGGAGAGCATGGCGCCCGCCGCGCGGTCGGAGTTGCGGATGACGTCCTCGACCACGCTCGGCTCGCCCGTCTCGATGGCGGTCCCGAGCGCCGCGATCAGCCGGCGGTCGAGCACGTGGTCGATCGGGTGCTTCTGCGCTTCGACGTGGCGGATCGCCACGTGGTCCGGCACCTCCGGCTTGTGGAACAGCCGGGCGAAGTCGAGGCCCTTCGCCTTCCAGTGCGAGATCGCCGCGAGCTTGTCGAGGTAGTCGGAGCGCCCGATCAGCTCGTCGAGCTTGGTCACGCCCAGCGCCGCCATCAGCTCGCGCACCTCCTCGGCCACGAAGAAGAAGTAGTTGATGACGTGCTCGGGCGTGCCCTTGAAGCGCTTGCGCAGCACCGGGTCCTGGGTCGCGACGCCGACCGGGCAGGTGTTGAGGTGGCACTTGCGCATCATGATGCAGCCCGCCGCGATGAGCGGCGCGGTCGAGAAGCCGAACTGGTCGGCCCCGAGCAGCGCCGCGATCAGCACGTCGCGCCCGGTGCGGATGCCGCCATCCGCCTGCAGGGCGACGCGGCCGCGCAGATGGTTCAGCACCAGGGTCTGCTGGGTCTCGGCGAGCCCGATCTCCCAGGGGCCGCCCGCGTGCTTGATCGAGGTGAGCGGGGCCGCGCCGGTGCCGCCGTCGAAGCCCGAGATGGTGATGTGGTCGGCGCGCGCCTTGGCGACGCCGGCCGCCACCGTGCCGACCCCGACCTCGGAGACCAGCTTCACCGAGACCTCGGCGTCCGGGTTGACGTTCTTGAGGTCGAAGATGAGCTGGGCGAGGTCCTCGATCGAGTAGATGTCGTGGTGCGGCGGCGGCGAGATCAGGCCGACGCCCGGGGTCGAGTGGCGGACCTTGGCGATCTTGGCGTCGACCTTATGGCCGGGCAGCTGGCCGCCCTCGCCGGGCTTGGCGCCCTGCGCCACCTTGATCTGCATCATGTCGGAATTGACGAGGTACTCGGTCGTCACGCCGAAGCGGCCGGAGGCCACCTGCTTGATCGCCGAGCGCCGCGAGCGGCCGTCCGGCAGCGGCCGGTAGCGCTCGCGCTCCTCGCCGCCCTCGCCCGAATTCGAGCGCCCGCCGAAGGAGTTGAGGGCGATGGCGAGGGTCTCGTGCGCCTCCTTGGAGATGGAGCCGTAGGACATCGCCCCGGTGGCGAAGCGCTTGACGATCTCGGCGGCCGGCTCGACCGCCTCGATGGCGACGGGCCTGCGCCCGATCTCGGTCGCTCTCTTGATCCGGAACAGGCCGCGCAGGGTCTTGAGGTGGTTCTCCTGCTCGTTCACCAGCCGGGCGAATTCCCGGTAGCGCTCGGGCAGGCGCAGGCGCACGGCGTGCTGGAGCGTCGCCACCGTGTCGGGCGTCCAGGTATGGGCCTCGCCGCGCAGCCGGTAGGCGTATTCCCCGCCGACGTCGAGGGCGTTGCGGTAGACCGGCGCGTCCCCGAACGCGTCCTGGTGACGACGCACCGTCTCCTCGGCCACCTCGGCCATGCCGATGCCCTCGATCGTCGTCGCGGTGCCGAAGAAGTCCCGCTCCACGAACGAGGAATTCAGGCCGACCGCGTCGAAGATCTGCGCGCCGCAATAGGACTGGTAGGTGGAGATGCCCATCTTGGACATCACCTTGAGCAGCCCCTTATCGATCGACTTGATGTAGCGGTAGACGATCTCGTCCTCGGAGAGCTCGGGCGGCAGCTCGTCCTTCATGGCGAGCAGGGTCTCGAAGGCGAGGTAGGGGTTGATCGCCTCGGCGCCGTAGCCGGCAAGGCACGCGAAGTGGTGCACCTCGCGCGGCTCGCCGGACTCGACCACGAGCCCGACCGAGGTGCGCAGGCCCTTGCGGATCAGGTAATTGTGCACCGCCGCGGTGGCCAGCAGCGCGGGGATCGGGACCCGGTCCGGCCCGGTCGCCCGATCGGAGAGCACGATGATGTTGTAGCCGCCGCGCACCGCCGCCTCGGCCCGGTCGCAGAGCCGGTCGACGGCCCCGTCCATCCCCGCCGCGCCGAGCTCGGCCGGGTAGGTGATGTCGAGGGTCTTGGTGTCGAACCGGTCCTCGAAATGGCCGATGCAGCGGATCTTCTCCAGGTCCGCATTGGTCAGGATCGGCTGGCGCACCTCCAGCCGCTTCTTGCGGGAGGTGCCCTCCAGGTCGAGGATGTTCGGCCGCGGCCCGATGAACGAGACGAGGCTCATCACGGCCTCCTCGCGGATCGGGTCGATCGGCGGGTTCGTCACCTGCGCGAAGTTCTGCTTGAAGTAGGTGTAGAGGAGCTTGGGCCTGTCGGAGAGCGCCGAGAGCGGCGTGTCCGTGCCCATCGAGCCCACCGCCTCCTGGCCGGTCACGGCCATGGGTTGCATGAGCAGCCTCAGGTCCTCCTGCGTGTAGCCGAAGGCCTGCTGCCGATCGAGCAGGGAGACGTCGGTGCGCGACTCGCGCGGCTGGACCGGGCGCAGGTCCTCCAGCACGATCTGGGTGCGCTTCAGCCAGTCCGGATAGGGATTGGCGGCGGCGAGTTCGCGCTTGATCTCCTCGTCGGAGACGATCCGGCCCTTGTCGAGGTCGATGAGCAGCATGCGGCCGGGCTGCAGGCGCCAGGATTCGACGATCTCCTCGTCGGGAATCGGCAGCACGCCCATCTCGGAGGCG
This window harbors:
- a CDS encoding DUF599 domain-containing protein; its protein translation is MGDLSVLDFAALAAFLCAWVGYGLALERVGGTRTSLNRMMNRYRHAWAEQIATREIRVVDTTINASLQNGTAFFASTSLIALGSVLTLTRSTDEVLTLFSTLPFGMQTTRATWEIKVTGLALIFAYAFFKFAWAYRLFNYGAILIGAVPPRGGDPDAIRRAVRRVARMNVVAGKHFNRGMYAFFFALAYLGWFVGPSVLLMTTAGVLIVMWRRQFSSSARDSLSDV
- a CDS encoding glutamate synthase subunit beta, with product MGKVTGFLEYDRQEQKYQLAGDRVRHFLEFTLPLDEHDLKKQAARCMDCGIPFCHGPTGCPVHNQIPDWNDLVYNADWEEASRNLHSTNNFPEFTGRICPAPCEEACTLNLEDQPVTIKTIEQAIADKAWSMGWVVPEPPQLRTGKRVAIIGSGPAGLAAAQQLARVGHEVHVFEREAKAGGLLRYGIPDFKMEKRHIDRRVRQMEAEGVQFHYGVNVGVTRSFASLHNEFDAVLFAGGAEEPRNPQLPGQDLEGVHYAMPYLVQSNRRVGSEDEALAAEAPILAAGKNVVVIGGGDTASDCVGTAFRQGALSVTQLDIRPRPPEKEDKLAVWPYWATKLRVSSSQAEGAEREFQAATLRIEGKKGRVKGVVCARVDEKRQPITGTEFLLPADLVFLAIGFAGPVARGLLEESGVARDRRGNVQADETSYRTSNEKVWAAGDMRRGQSLVVWAIREGRQAARAIDEALMGATTLPL
- the gltB gene encoding glutamate synthase large subunit, with protein sequence MMSGLDPSQHPTRGPAAPALVVRDPALPAEQGLYDPKREKDACGVGFIADMHNRRSHSIVQRGLQILENLDHRGAVGADPKMGDGCGILVQLPHDFFAAEGQRLGLALPEAGHYGVGQLFMPRDEEGFRTVVGIVEKAIADEGLTLLGWRDVPVDPSDLGESVKLSEPRHRQVFIGRPASSPDQDAFERRLYLCRKVISNAVYTLKDPKLKEFYPVSLSSRTIVYKGMVLVHQLGQYYLDLKDERFSSALALVHQRFATNTFPTWRLSHPYRMVAHNGEINTLRGNVNWMAARQASVDSELFGNDISKLWPISYEGQSDTACFDNALEFLVQGGYSLAHAMMMLIPEAWAGNPLMSEERRAFYEYHAALMEPWDGPAAVCFTDGRQIGATLDRNGLRPARYVVTEDGLVVLASEMGVLPIPDEEIVESWRLQPGRMLLIDLDKGRIVSDEEIKRELAAANPYPDWLKRTQIVLEDLRPVQPRESRTDVSLLDRQQAFGYTQEDLRLLMQPMAVTGQEAVGSMGTDTPLSALSDRPKLLYTYFKQNFAQVTNPPIDPIREEAVMSLVSFIGPRPNILDLEGTSRKKRLEVRQPILTNADLEKIRCIGHFEDRFDTKTLDITYPAELGAAGMDGAVDRLCDRAEAAVRGGYNIIVLSDRATGPDRVPIPALLATAAVHNYLIRKGLRTSVGLVVESGEPREVHHFACLAGYGAEAINPYLAFETLLAMKDELPPELSEDEIVYRYIKSIDKGLLKVMSKMGISTYQSYCGAQIFDAVGLNSSFVERDFFGTATTIEGIGMAEVAEETVRRHQDAFGDAPVYRNALDVGGEYAYRLRGEAHTWTPDTVATLQHAVRLRLPERYREFARLVNEQENHLKTLRGLFRIKRATEIGRRPVAIEAVEPAAEIVKRFATGAMSYGSISKEAHETLAIALNSFGGRSNSGEGGEERERYRPLPDGRSRRSAIKQVASGRFGVTTEYLVNSDMMQIKVAQGAKPGEGGQLPGHKVDAKIAKVRHSTPGVGLISPPPHHDIYSIEDLAQLIFDLKNVNPDAEVSVKLVSEVGVGTVAAGVAKARADHITISGFDGGTGAAPLTSIKHAGGPWEIGLAETQQTLVLNHLRGRVALQADGGIRTGRDVLIAALLGADQFGFSTAPLIAAGCIMMRKCHLNTCPVGVATQDPVLRKRFKGTPEHVINYFFFVAEEVRELMAALGVTKLDELIGRSDYLDKLAAISHWKAKGLDFARLFHKPEVPDHVAIRHVEAQKHPIDHVLDRRLIAALGTAIETGEPSVVEDVIRNSDRAAGAMLSGLVAKAHGHEGLPDDTITVRLTGTAGQSFGAWLAAGVTLILTGHGNDYVGKGLSGGKLILRPSDGLKAPAERTIMVGNTVLYGAIAGEAYIRGAAGERFAVRNSGAIAVVEGMGDHGCEYMTGGVVVSIGETGRNFAAGMSGGIAYVLDEDGTFAKRCNLSMVDLEPVEEEDEFMRRFHQDGDLETKGRIDILANMSGHDEERLVGLINNHLKYTGSVRAKAIIDNWDTYRTKFVKVMPVEYRRALREMERARMPIAAE